A stretch of Porites lutea chromosome 5, jaPorLute2.1, whole genome shotgun sequence DNA encodes these proteins:
- the LOC140937270 gene encoding uncharacterized protein, with amino-acid sequence MTDVQLYRDSSGSLPYLSHWAAKEPAKHRFMAGNTDHWAKMKHKVATFSIRDTTGQVRTFHGDRMRHEHFADKKSEEKLLKFRHEIDGTLTRIGGPNFSDILVKELHGNLPGDYHKPRPLPPKLLRTAVNARAKEGYIYWYMEKPPPKKGRTTFGSDKTFLGLGKRFFP; translated from the exons ATGACAGATGTACAGCTCTACCGTGATAGTTCAGGAAGCTTGCCGTA tttgtcTCACTGGGCTGCGAAGGAACCCGCCAAGCACCGATTTATGGCGGGGAACACGGATCACTGGGCAAAGATGAAGCACAAG GTTGCCACTTTTTCAATTCGAGACACAACCGGACAAGTGAGGACGTTTCATGGCGATCGTATGCGGCATGAACATTTTGCAG ATAAAAAGTCTGAAGAAAAACTTCTCAAGTTTCGACATGAAATTGATGGTACGTTGACGCGAATCGGTGGCCCGAATTTCAGCGATATTCTCGTTAAAGAGTTGCACGGTAACCTACCTGGCGACTACCACAAACCACGCCCGCTGCCGCCTAAACTGTTGAGGACAGCGGTCAACGCAAGAGCTAAAGAGGGTTACATATATTGGTACATGGAGAAGCCTCCACCAAAGA AAGGAAGAACTACTTTTGGCTCCGACAAGACCTTCCTTGGATTGGGCAAGAGGTTTTTCCCTTGA
- the LOC140937758 gene encoding tektin-like protein 1 — protein sequence MEVTGTRATIGSDAWKNASIRNIRLSHTVVNRSDKACDLGQQLDPLPSLRDTSIQQSNARIHAYVRATRAVLVKLRESFLDTNEEIKSLLRGKQDLERTLEHIRKDIILNTKSTMQRQTRPLREKESDGADDLLTAERQHLLKLKRILEAQLRSVQKQLQVLDGARRRLTACLQERSRVLDLICHAVSSVRGAGIKEGQAEKPATPPVEPLGPYTPECARVISTAAEARERSSNLRKEVAEAIEQTVKLQKAAHQSVNDGLTQKVAETVTMKQHLLVGAGETRMAIHRSKRWYDATEMALGYTLGPVAYSDLTTRERLDRPAVQVYQRHPGNQLPEAREIVKGGEGLQESLNATARNIGLLTLTRKRVDEDARDKHHGALIDASVVRTRRRLGNHRWVINGVGC from the exons ATGGAAGTAACCGGTACTCGAGCTACCATAGGCTCCGACGCCTGGAAGAATGCAAGTATAAGAAACATCAGGCTTTCCCACACAGTTGTGAACCGTAGTGACAAAGCTTGCGATCTTGGACAACAACTCGACCCGCTGCCATCGCTAAGAGATACAAGTATTCAACAGAGTAATGCAAGGATTCATGCCTATGTTCGAGCCACAAGGGCCGTTTTGGTAAAACTTCGAGAAAGTTTTTTGGACACAAATGAAGAGATTAAATCCCTTTTGAGAGGAAAACAGGATCTAGAAAGGACTTTGGAGCATATAAGAAAAGATATCATCCTCAATACAAAGTCTACAATGCAACGGCAGACAAGGCCCCTTCGAGAAAAG GAGTCTGATGGTGCAGATGACCTTTTGACTGCAGAACGGCAACATTTGTTAAAGTTAAAGCGGATTTTGGAAGCACAGCTACGCTCAGTGCAGAAGCAGCTTCAGGTGCTTGATGGTGCCAGACGAAGGCTCACAGCCTGCTTACAAGAAAGGTCTAGGGTGCTTGACCTCATATGCCATGCTGTGTCCTCAGTGCGAGGTGCGGGTATCAAGGAGGGGCAGGCTGAGAAACCTGCCACTCCCCCAGTGGAACCCCTGGGTCCTTATACACCAGAGTGTGCGAGGGTAATTTCAACAGCAGCAGAAGCCAGAGAAAGGTCTAGTAACCTGCGTAAGGAAGTTGCTGAAGCAATTGAGCAGACAGTCAAGCTTCAAAAGGCAGCACACCAATCTGTGAATGATGGTCTCACACAGAAGGTTGCTGAAACAGTCACCATGAAG cAACACCTTTTGGTTGGAGCTGGAGAAACTCGCATGGCCATTCACCGTAGTAAACGCTGGTATGATGCAACAGAGATGGCCCTTGGATATACACTG GGTCCAGTGGCTTATTCTGATCTGACTACACGCGAGCGTCTGGACCGTCCAGCTGTACAGGTTTACCAGCGCCACCCAGGTAATCAGCTGCCTGAAGCTCGTGAGATTGTCAAGGGAGGAGAAGGGTTACAAGAATCTCTAAACGCCACAGCCCGTAATATTGGTCTGCTGACCCTTACCAGAAAGAGAGTTGACGAGGATGCTAGAGATAAGCACCATGGTGCACTTATTGATGCCAGTGTTGTTCGCACTCGCAGACGCCTTGGCAATCACCGTTGGGTTATAAATGGTGTTGGATGTTAA